A DNA window from Anastrepha obliqua isolate idAnaObli1 chromosome 5, idAnaObli1_1.0, whole genome shotgun sequence contains the following coding sequences:
- the LOC129249048 gene encoding uncharacterized protein LOC129249048, with amino-acid sequence MMKLCSSRTNSTLLNVVIDQRLRIDTCRYLMEIQSRRLAGE; translated from the coding sequence ATGATGAAACTGTGCTCATCTCGCACCAACTCCACTCTGTTGAATGTTGTGATCGATCAACGACTTAGAATTGACACCTGTCGATATCTAATGGAAATTCAATCGCGTCGTCTAGCGGGAGAATag